The Daucus carota subsp. sativus chromosome 7, DH1 v3.0, whole genome shotgun sequence genome window below encodes:
- the LOC108194064 gene encoding F-box protein At5g39250: MSFNEVLKDVFPLLDGTDLASCMLVSKQWRDIAQDDYFWKCLCFKRWPSICKRPSAPTETYYKLFKTFYKRQHQKKLLPPRLSFSDLEFYIDIWSEDSLIFSEVIAGPVLQKGVWNPPPGICDVLRFHLEGPEYKMTFSVDPRFSVPLCQTISVSMLVGRKDSNKVACIINKSVFDYIDRTSYRALAFDYLEFSSSYPFVSGIRAWMSLLFMDKGSEEVIDVFGVEIDFCDAANSEDEVLWLFDMLDWN, from the coding sequence ATGTCATTCAATGAAGTTCTAAAGGATGTCTTCCCACTTCTGGATGGCACTGACCTTGCTTCTTGTATGTTGGTAAGCAAACAGTGGCGAGACATTGCCCAAGATGATTACTTCTGGAAGTGCCTGTGTTTTAAGAGATGGCCTTCAATCTGCAAGCGGCCATCGGCTCCTACTGAAACTTACTACAAGCTGTTTAAAACGTTTTATAAGCGTCAACACCAAAAAAAGTTACTCCCCCCTAGACTGTCCTTCAGTGACTTGGAATTCTATATTGACATCTGGTCTGAAGATAGCTTAATATTTTCAGAGGTGATTGCAGGACCTGTCCTCCAGAAAGGGGTATGGAATCCACCACCAGGGATAtgtgatgtacttagatttCACCTGGAGGGCCCAGAGTACAAGATGACATTTTCTGTGGATCCTAGATTCAGTGTTCCTCTATGCCAAACCATTAGCGTGTCCATGCTTGTTGGTCGCAAGGATTCAAACAAAGTTGCTTGCATAATAAATAAATCAGTATTCGATTATATAGATCGAACTTCATATAGAGCTCTAGCATTTGACTATCTCGAGTTTTCTTCATCTTATCCTTTTGTGTCGGGTATCAGGGCATGGATGTCTTTACTATTCATGGACAAAGGTAGTGAAGAGGTGATAGATGTGTTTGGGGTTGAAATAGATTTTTGCGACGCTGCGAACTCAGAGGATGAGGTTCTTTGGCTATTTGACATGCTCGACTGGAATTGA